From a region of the Bradyrhizobium sp. KBS0727 genome:
- a CDS encoding pyridoxine 5'-phosphate synthase, with the protein MPKAPPLRLGVNVDHVATLRNARGGERPDPVRAALAAIAAGADGITAHLREDRRHIRDSDMARLKAEISKPLNFEMAATDDMLRISLATKPHAVCLVPERREELTTEGGLDVVGQHNALAPFIARLNDAGIRVSLFISADPAQIEMAAKLRAPVIEIHTGGWCDAVVDGHAAKAEAEWQRIVRGATLARAEGLEVHAGHGLDYETAETISALPEIAELNIGYFMMGEALFVGLGETVRAMRAAMNRGRAKIASGR; encoded by the coding sequence ATGCCGAAAGCTCCTCCGCTGCGCCTTGGAGTCAATGTCGACCACGTCGCTACCCTGCGCAATGCGCGGGGCGGCGAGCGTCCGGATCCGGTGCGCGCAGCCCTTGCCGCGATTGCGGCCGGCGCCGACGGCATCACCGCGCATCTGCGCGAGGACCGCCGCCACATCCGCGACAGCGACATGGCCCGCCTCAAGGCCGAAATTTCCAAGCCGCTGAATTTCGAAATGGCGGCGACCGACGACATGCTGCGGATATCGCTGGCGACCAAACCGCATGCGGTGTGCCTGGTGCCCGAGCGCCGCGAGGAACTCACCACCGAAGGCGGGCTCGACGTGGTCGGCCAGCACAATGCGCTGGCGCCCTTCATCGCGCGGCTCAACGATGCCGGCATCCGGGTATCGCTGTTCATCTCCGCCGATCCAGCCCAGATCGAAATGGCGGCGAAGTTGCGCGCGCCCGTGATCGAGATCCACACCGGCGGCTGGTGCGACGCCGTGGTCGACGGCCACGCCGCGAAGGCCGAAGCGGAATGGCAGCGCATCGTCAGGGGTGCCACGCTGGCGCGCGCCGAGGGGCTTGAGGTTCATGCCGGCCACGGCCTCGACTACGAGACCGCCGAGACGATTTCCGCGCTGCCCGAGATCGCCGAACTCAACATAGGCTACTTCATGATGGGGGAGGCCTTGTTCGTCGGCCTCGGCGAAACCGTCCGGGCGATGCGGGCCGCGATGAACCGCGGACGCGCCAAGATCGCGAGCGGGCGATGA
- the acpS gene encoding holo-ACP synthase → MILGIGSDLIDITRVAKVIERHGDRFLDRIFTDAERARATRRAKSEKMVVATYAKRFAAKEACSKALGTGIRQGVWWKDMGVVNLPGGRPTMKLTGGALTRLQAMTPDGFEARIDLSITDDWPLAQAFVIISAVVPGKP, encoded by the coding sequence ATGATCCTCGGCATCGGCTCCGACCTGATCGACATCACCCGCGTCGCCAAGGTGATCGAGCGCCACGGCGACCGCTTTCTCGATCGCATTTTCACCGATGCCGAACGGGCCCGGGCGACGCGGCGGGCCAAGAGCGAGAAAATGGTGGTGGCGACCTACGCCAAGCGGTTCGCCGCCAAGGAGGCCTGTTCCAAGGCGCTCGGCACCGGCATCCGGCAGGGCGTCTGGTGGAAGGACATGGGGGTGGTCAACCTGCCCGGGGGCCGGCCGACCATGAAACTGACAGGCGGGGCGCTGACCCGGCTGCAGGCGATGACCCCTGACGGGTTCGAGGCGCGGATCGATCTGTCCATTACCGACGACTGGCCGCTGGCGCAGGCCTTCGTCATAATTTCGGCGGTCGTTCCCGGCAAACCGTGA
- the lepB gene encoding signal peptidase I: protein MSVTSGTKTESGLGETIRVIIHALLIALVIRTFLFQPFNIPSGSMKATLLVGDYLFVSKYSYGYSHYSIPLSPPLFSGRIFGSEPNRGDIVVFRLPKDDSTDYIKRVIGLPGDRIQMREGLLHINDVPVKRERLSDFIGEDPCGSDATARVKRWKETLPNGVTYESLDCVDNGFYDNTNVYTVPAGHFFMMGDNRDNSTDSRVLSAVGYVPFENIVGRAQMIFFSIAEGEHAWMFWRWPTAVRWNRIFSIVR from the coding sequence ATGAGCGTGACATCCGGCACAAAAACTGAAAGCGGCTTGGGTGAAACCATCCGCGTCATCATCCATGCTCTCCTGATCGCGCTCGTGATCCGCACCTTCCTGTTCCAGCCGTTCAACATCCCCTCAGGCTCGATGAAGGCGACGCTCCTGGTCGGCGACTATCTGTTCGTGTCGAAATATTCCTACGGCTATAGCCACTATTCGATACCGCTGTCGCCGCCGCTGTTCTCGGGCCGCATCTTCGGCTCGGAGCCGAACCGCGGCGATATCGTCGTGTTCCGCCTGCCCAAGGACGACTCCACCGACTATATCAAGCGCGTGATCGGCCTGCCGGGCGACCGCATCCAGATGCGCGAGGGGCTGCTCCACATCAACGACGTCCCGGTCAAGCGCGAGCGCCTGTCGGACTTCATCGGCGAGGATCCCTGCGGCTCAGACGCCACCGCCCGGGTCAAGCGCTGGAAGGAAACGCTGCCGAACGGCGTGACCTATGAATCGCTCGATTGCGTCGACAATGGTTTCTACGACAACACCAATGTCTACACCGTGCCGGCCGGCCATTTCTTCATGATGGGAGACAACCGGGACAACTCGACCGACAGCCGGGTGCTGTCGGCGGTGGGCTACGTGCCGTTCGAGAACATCGTCGGCCGTGCCCAGATGATCTTCTTCTCGATTGCCGAGGGCGAACATGCCTGGATGTTCTGGCGCTGGCCGACCGCGGTGCGCTGGAATCGTATATTCTCAATCGTGCGATGA
- the rnc gene encoding ribonuclease III — MNDETSVIHDSGNAGEPSPKPEAGGEAVLKKKRGKAGAKAAAAAIEARIGYKFADSALLTTAFTHVSALKPATRHRADSYQRLEFLGDHVLGLIISDMLYRAYPRADEGELSKRLADLVRKESCADVAKSLGLLDDIKLGAVGAGAGARLRKSVLGDICEAVIGAIYLDGGYAAAAQFVERNWLERMRKPRRPLRDPKTVLQEWAQSKGLPTPVYREIERTGPHHDPQFRVAVDLPGLEPAEGLGGSKRAAEKVAASVMIEREGVSGASNDN; from the coding sequence ATGAACGACGAAACATCAGTCATCCACGATTCCGGGAACGCAGGCGAGCCGAGCCCAAAGCCCGAAGCCGGCGGCGAAGCCGTGCTCAAGAAGAAGCGCGGCAAGGCCGGCGCCAAGGCGGCGGCCGCGGCGATCGAGGCGCGGATCGGCTACAAGTTCGCCGATAGCGCGCTGCTGACGACCGCCTTCACGCATGTTTCCGCGCTGAAGCCCGCGACCCGGCACCGTGCCGACAGCTATCAGCGCCTCGAATTCCTCGGCGACCACGTGCTCGGGCTGATCATCTCCGACATGCTGTATCGCGCCTATCCGCGGGCCGACGAGGGCGAATTGTCCAAACGCCTCGCCGATCTCGTGCGCAAGGAGAGCTGCGCCGACGTCGCCAAATCGCTGGGGCTGCTCGACGACATCAAGCTCGGCGCGGTCGGCGCCGGCGCCGGCGCGCGCTTAAGAAAATCCGTGCTCGGCGACATCTGCGAAGCCGTGATCGGCGCGATCTATCTCGACGGCGGTTATGCCGCGGCGGCGCAATTCGTCGAGCGCAACTGGCTGGAGCGGATGCGCAAGCCGCGCCGGCCGCTGCGCGATCCGAAGACGGTGCTGCAGGAGTGGGCCCAGAGCAAGGGACTGCCGACGCCGGTCTATCGCGAGATCGAGCGCACCGGGCCGCATCACGATCCGCAATTCCGCGTTGCCGTCGATCTGCCGGGCCTCGAGCCCGCCGAAGGTCTCGGCGGCTCCAAGCGCGCGGCCGAAAAGGTCGCGGCTTCCGTAATGATCGAACGCGAAGGCGTTAGTGGCGCAAGCAATGACAATTGA
- the era gene encoding GTPase Era, which yields MTIESSTDSAPAAARCGFVALIGAPNVGKSTLVNALVGSKVTIVSRKVQTTRALIRGIVIEDNAQIILVDTPGIFSPKRRLDRAMVSTAWSGAHDADLVCVLLDAKAGIDEEAEAILSKLATVQHPKILVLNKIDLIPREKLLALAQAANDRMKFESTFMISALSGDGVDDLRKTLAKMVPPGPFHYPEDQMSDAPLRHLAAEITREKIYRHLHQELPYQSTVETDSWTERKDKSVRIEQTIFVERESQRKIVLGKGGATIKSIGAESRKEIAEIVGFPVHLFLFVKVRENWGDDPDRYREMGLDFPRE from the coding sequence ATGACAATTGAATCTTCAACCGATAGTGCGCCCGCCGCCGCCCGCTGCGGCTTTGTCGCGCTGATCGGTGCGCCGAATGTCGGCAAATCCACGCTGGTCAACGCGCTGGTCGGCTCCAAGGTCACGATCGTCTCGCGCAAGGTGCAGACCACGCGGGCGCTGATCCGCGGCATCGTGATCGAGGATAACGCCCAGATCATCCTGGTCGACACGCCCGGCATCTTCTCGCCCAAACGACGCCTCGACCGCGCCATGGTGTCGACGGCCTGGAGCGGGGCTCATGACGCCGACCTGGTCTGTGTGCTGCTCGATGCCAAGGCCGGCATCGACGAGGAGGCCGAGGCGATCCTGAGCAAGCTCGCCACGGTCCAGCATCCGAAGATCCTGGTCCTGAACAAGATCGATCTGATCCCGCGCGAGAAATTGCTGGCGCTGGCGCAGGCCGCCAACGATCGCATGAAATTCGAAAGCACCTTCATGATCTCGGCGCTGTCCGGCGACGGCGTCGACGATTTGCGCAAGACACTGGCGAAGATGGTGCCGCCGGGACCGTTTCACTATCCCGAAGACCAGATGTCGGACGCGCCGCTGCGGCATCTGGCGGCGGAAATCACCCGCGAAAAGATCTATCGCCACCTGCATCAGGAACTGCCGTATCAATCCACCGTCGAGACCGACAGCTGGACCGAACGCAAGGACAAGTCGGTCCGCATCGAGCAGACGATCTTTGTCGAGCGCGAGAGCCAGCGCAAGATCGTGCTCGGCAAGGGCGGTGCCACCATCAAGTCGATCGGCGCGGAGTCGCGGAAAGAGATCGCGGAGATAGTCGGCTTCCCCGTGCACCTGTTCCTGTTCGTCAAGGTACGCGAGAACTGGGGCGACGACCCCGACCGCTACAGGGAAATGGGCCTGGATTTCCCAAGGGAATGA
- the recO gene encoding DNA repair protein RecO has product MEWTDEGIVLGVRRHGESSAIVELLTRSHGRHLGLVRGGAGKRMRPLLQPGNSVTTVWRARLDEHLGYYVVEGTRLRAATLLASAHATYGITHLASLVRLLPERDPHEDIYEMLERTLDDFDDVGEAAVHLVRFELAMLAELGFGLDLENCAATGATVDLVYVSPKSGGAVSRGAGEPYRERLLRLPPFLREGEAGSNGWSDQDLQDGFRLTGMFLLRHVLEPRGQGHSDARDGFINAVTRHRLRISSAG; this is encoded by the coding sequence ATGGAATGGACCGACGAAGGCATCGTGCTCGGGGTGCGCAGGCATGGCGAATCCTCCGCCATTGTCGAGCTTTTGACGCGCAGCCACGGCCGGCACCTTGGCCTCGTGCGCGGCGGTGCGGGCAAGCGGATGCGGCCGTTGCTGCAACCCGGCAACAGCGTCACCACGGTGTGGCGGGCGCGGCTCGACGAGCATCTCGGCTATTACGTCGTCGAAGGCACGCGCTTGCGCGCGGCGACGCTGCTGGCGTCGGCGCACGCGACCTATGGCATCACCCATCTGGCCTCGCTGGTGCGGTTGTTGCCGGAGCGCGATCCCCACGAGGACATCTACGAGATGCTCGAGCGGACGCTGGACGATTTCGACGACGTCGGCGAGGCCGCGGTGCATCTGGTCCGGTTTGAGCTCGCGATGCTCGCCGAGCTCGGCTTCGGACTCGATCTGGAAAATTGCGCCGCCACCGGCGCCACCGTTGACCTGGTCTATGTCTCGCCGAAATCCGGCGGCGCGGTGTCGCGGGGCGCCGGCGAGCCGTACCGTGAGCGTCTGCTGCGGCTGCCGCCATTCCTGCGCGAGGGGGAGGCCGGCTCGAACGGCTGGTCGGACCAGGACCTGCAGGATGGTTTCCGGCTGACCGGTATGTTTCTGCTCCGCCACGTGCTGGAACCGCGCGGGCAGGGCCACTCGGATGCCAGGGACGGGTTCATCAATGCGGTGACCCGGCACAGGTTGCGAATCAGTTCGGCGGGTTGA
- the parC gene encoding DNA topoisomerase IV subunit A — protein sequence MGKRQLPPEEPAEIHEVMLRDALEERYLAYALSTIMHRALPDARDGLKPVHRRILYGMRLLRLDPGTPFKKSAKIVGDVMGSFHPHGDQAIYDAMVRLAQDFASRYPLVDGQGNFGNIDGDNPAAYRYTEARMTEVARLLIDGIDEDGVEFRPNYDGQSKEPVVMPGGFPNLLANGAQGIAVGMATSIPPHNVAELCDAALHLIDKPEAKSKALLKWVKGPDFPTGGIIVDSKESIAEAYVTGRGSFRTRAKWNQEEGARGTWVVVITEIPWLVQKSRLVEKIAELLNEKKLPLVGDVRDESAEDVRLVIEPKSRAVDPALMMESLFRLTELESKISLNLNVLVKGRIPKVIGLAECLREWLDHLRDVLLRRSNFRKAQIENRLEVLGGYLIAYLNIDKVIKIIRTEDEPKPALIKAFKLTEIQADAILNMRLRSLRKLEEFEIRTEDKDLRNELKGIKSLLGSEAEQWSRVGDQVRKVRDIFGPKTPLGKRRTQFADAPEHDLAAIEEAFVEREPCTVVISEKGWVRTLKGHVADLSSLVFKTDDKLDHAFFAETTSKLLVFATNGRFYSLDVAKLPGGRGHGEPIRMFIDMEQDAAIVSLFVNTGGRKFLIASLEGQGFVVSEDDCVGNTRKGKQVLNVEMPNEACAIATVSGDTVAVIGTNHKMVLFPLDQVPEMARGRGVRLQKYSSAKLSDVAVFESKAGLSWKDSAGRDQNMSWKDLADWRGNRADAGRLAHGLPKSNKFLRGVE from the coding sequence ATGGGAAAACGACAGCTACCGCCGGAAGAGCCGGCGGAAATCCACGAGGTCATGTTGCGCGATGCGCTGGAAGAGCGCTATCTCGCTTATGCGCTCTCGACCATCATGCACCGCGCGCTGCCGGACGCCCGCGACGGGCTGAAGCCGGTTCACCGGCGCATCCTCTATGGCATGCGCCTGCTGCGGCTCGACCCCGGCACGCCGTTCAAGAAATCCGCAAAAATCGTCGGCGACGTGATGGGCTCGTTCCACCCGCATGGCGACCAGGCGATCTACGACGCCATGGTGCGGCTGGCACAGGATTTCGCCTCGCGTTATCCGCTGGTCGACGGCCAGGGCAATTTCGGCAATATCGACGGCGATAATCCCGCCGCCTACCGCTACACCGAAGCGCGCATGACCGAGGTCGCGCGGCTCCTGATCGACGGCATCGACGAGGACGGCGTCGAGTTCCGTCCCAATTACGACGGCCAGAGCAAAGAACCGGTCGTGATGCCCGGCGGTTTCCCGAACCTGCTCGCCAACGGCGCGCAGGGCATCGCGGTCGGCATGGCGACCTCGATCCCGCCGCATAACGTGGCGGAGCTGTGCGACGCCGCGCTGCATCTGATCGACAAGCCCGAGGCGAAGTCGAAGGCGCTGCTGAAATGGGTCAAGGGCCCGGATTTCCCGACCGGCGGCATCATCGTCGATTCCAAGGAAAGCATCGCCGAAGCCTATGTCACCGGGCGCGGCTCGTTCCGCACCCGCGCCAAATGGAACCAGGAAGAGGGCGCGCGCGGCACCTGGGTCGTGGTCATCACCGAGATTCCGTGGCTGGTACAGAAGTCGCGGCTGGTCGAGAAGATCGCCGAGCTGCTCAACGAGAAGAAATTGCCGCTGGTCGGCGACGTCCGTGACGAGTCCGCCGAAGACGTCCGCCTCGTGATCGAGCCGAAGTCTCGTGCCGTCGATCCTGCGCTGATGATGGAATCGCTGTTCCGGCTCACCGAGCTCGAGAGCAAGATTTCGCTGAACCTCAACGTGCTGGTGAAGGGCCGCATCCCGAAGGTGATCGGGCTGGCCGAGTGCCTGCGCGAATGGCTCGACCATCTGCGCGACGTGCTGCTGCGCCGCTCGAACTTCCGCAAGGCCCAGATCGAGAACCGGCTCGAAGTGCTCGGCGGCTATCTGATCGCCTATCTGAACATCGACAAGGTGATCAAGATCATCCGCACCGAGGATGAGCCGAAGCCGGCGCTGATCAAGGCGTTCAAGCTGACGGAAATCCAGGCCGACGCCATCCTCAACATGCGGCTGCGTAGCTTGCGCAAGCTCGAGGAATTCGAGATCCGCACCGAGGACAAGGACCTCCGCAACGAGTTGAAGGGCATCAAGTCGCTGCTCGGCTCCGAGGCCGAGCAATGGTCCAGGGTCGGCGACCAGGTCCGCAAGGTCCGCGACATTTTTGGGCCGAAGACGCCGCTCGGCAAGCGCCGCACGCAATTCGCCGACGCGCCCGAGCACGATCTGGCCGCGATCGAGGAGGCCTTTGTCGAACGCGAGCCGTGCACGGTGGTGATTTCCGAGAAGGGCTGGGTCCGCACCCTGAAGGGCCATGTCGCCGACCTGTCGTCGCTCGTCTTCAAGACCGACGACAAGCTCGACCATGCCTTCTTCGCCGAGACCACCTCGAAGCTTCTGGTGTTCGCCACCAACGGGCGGTTCTATTCGCTCGATGTGGCAAAACTGCCGGGCGGCCGCGGCCATGGCGAGCCGATCCGCATGTTCATCGACATGGAGCAGGACGCCGCGATCGTGTCGCTGTTCGTCAACACCGGCGGCCGCAAGTTCCTGATCGCAAGCCTCGAAGGGCAGGGCTTTGTGGTCAGCGAGGACGATTGCGTCGGCAACACCCGCAAGGGCAAGCAGGTGCTCAATGTCGAGATGCCGAACGAGGCCTGCGCGATTGCGACTGTCTCGGGCGACACGGTGGCTGTGATCGGCACCAACCACAAGATGGTGCTGTTCCCGCTCGACCAGGTGCCGGAAATGGCGCGCGGCCGCGGCGTGCGCTTGCAGAAATATTCCAGTGCAAAACTGTCCGACGTCGCGGTGTTCGAATCCAAAGCGGGATTGAGCTGGAAGGATTCCGCCGGGCGCGACCAGAACATGAGCTGGAAGGACCTGGCCGACTGGCGCGGCAACCGCGCCGACGCCGGCCGTCTCGCCCACGGCCTGCCGAAGTCGAACAAGTTCCTGCGCGGCGTAGAGTAG
- a CDS encoding slipin family protein codes for MNNYFMANGANKPAIVLAALFAAAAALCAWFGESTGTRSYYWMAGGLAVIAALIPQSLMVADQWERAVVLRLGKLTAIRGPGVFAILPFIDSVASWLDQRIQTTEINAEKALSKDTVPVNIDAVVFWQIHDPERAALEITNYRQAITQVAQTSLREIVGSSLLSTLLSERKSGDQQLREEIGRKTAEWGVSVLSVEIRDIGVPPALQDAMSRQAQAEREKLARVLLGQAEQEIAQKFVEAADLYARSPAALQLRAMNIIYETTKERGATILIPTSMVDSMNPGGALGLVAAAGALPKGA; via the coding sequence ATGAACAACTATTTTATGGCTAACGGAGCTAACAAGCCTGCAATCGTGTTGGCTGCCTTGTTCGCAGCCGCCGCGGCGCTCTGCGCGTGGTTCGGCGAAAGCACGGGCACGCGCAGCTACTACTGGATGGCCGGCGGCCTCGCCGTCATCGCGGCGCTGATCCCGCAATCCCTCATGGTCGCGGATCAATGGGAACGCGCCGTGGTGCTGCGGCTTGGCAAGCTCACGGCCATTCGCGGCCCGGGCGTGTTCGCGATTCTGCCATTCATCGACAGTGTCGCCTCCTGGCTCGACCAGCGCATCCAGACCACCGAAATCAATGCCGAGAAGGCGTTGAGCAAGGACACGGTGCCGGTGAACATTGATGCTGTCGTGTTCTGGCAGATCCACGATCCCGAACGCGCTGCGCTCGAAATCACCAACTACCGCCAGGCGATTACCCAGGTCGCCCAGACCTCGCTGCGCGAGATCGTTGGCTCCTCTTTGCTGTCGACGCTGCTATCGGAACGCAAGAGCGGCGACCAGCAATTGCGCGAGGAGATCGGCCGCAAGACCGCCGAATGGGGCGTCTCCGTGCTCTCGGTCGAGATCCGCGACATCGGGGTGCCGCCGGCTCTGCAGGACGCCATGAGCCGGCAGGCGCAGGCAGAGCGCGAAAAACTGGCCCGCGTGCTGCTCGGCCAAGCCGAACAGGAGATCGCGCAGAAATTCGTGGAAGCCGCTGATCTCTATGCCCGCAGCCCGGCCGCGCTGCAGCTCCGCGCCATGAACATCATCTATGAGACCACCAAGGAGCGCGGCGCCACGATCCTGATCCCGACCAGCATGGTCGACAGCATGAATCCGGGCGGCGCGCTCGGCCTGGTCGCCGCCGCCGGCGCGCTGCCGAAGGGCGCTTGA
- a CDS encoding GntR family transcriptional regulator: MLNTLRLESSGVPIYVQLREQILRQLGAGVLAAGDQMPTMREVAVALKIDLNTVRHTYDELERIGAITLVRGRGSFVAKPPPALGARAQQAQTDGLAKQVLATAATMGIDPVALADRIKALAKQKE; encoded by the coding sequence TTGCTGAACACCCTCCGGCTCGAAAGCTCGGGCGTCCCGATCTACGTCCAGCTCAGGGAGCAGATTTTGCGGCAGCTTGGCGCCGGCGTGCTGGCGGCCGGCGACCAGATGCCGACCATGCGCGAGGTGGCGGTCGCACTGAAAATCGACCTCAATACGGTGCGGCACACCTACGACGAACTGGAGCGGATCGGCGCCATCACGCTGGTTCGCGGGCGCGGCAGCTTCGTCGCCAAGCCCCCGCCAGCCCTGGGCGCGCGCGCCCAGCAGGCCCAAACCGATGGTCTGGCAAAGCAGGTTCTCGCTACAGCGGCCACGATGGGGATCGACCCCGTTGCGCTGGCCGACCGAATAAAGGCCCTCGCGAAGCAGAAGGAATAG
- a CDS encoding pyrroloquinoline quinone-dependent dehydrogenase, protein MIPRTLTIGLAAVLLGASCASHAQTIPGALPESVKALTQGEWPAYTGSYAASRYSPLTQIDASNAKNLHVAWRWKSADMAVRQADPSIGPSFANESTPLMVGGVLYTPTSLSQVAAIDAATGETKWVYDPKIYQNGLGLPANLGWLHRGVAYWRNGDDERIVMLTAFAQMIVLDAKTGKPVSSFGKDGRIDLTEGLRRPVDRNYYTMTSPPVIVRGVIVVGSSVFDWWAKRPSPPGDVRGFDANTGRLLWTFHTVAQGEEAGTETWENDSWKEMGNANVWAPMSADEELGYVYLPVSTPTNDYYGGQRPGDGLFGESLVCLDVTTGKKVWHYQLVHHGLWDYDPPAAPNLVDITVDGKRIKAVAQVTKQAYVYAFDRVTGKPVWPIEEQPVPASSVPGERASKTQPVPTKPAPFDLQGARDEDLIALTPQIHQEAVEIASAYDRGGLFTPPSQRGTIQVPGNAGGASWSGAAIDPETGTLYVGTYRIPTLVKIQKPESWQGSYDFIGLPSYPAGPRGLPLLKPPFGSIVAIDMNTGEHRWRIPVGRSMAIPPILALGIREQLGLPFRNWALVTKTVMIVVQMGYVSAPRFVPGLNLPVRDLHNLDPHLWVYDKTTGAMLAEMELPANATGAPMTYMAGGKQFIVFSVGGGPLVEELIAVSL, encoded by the coding sequence ATGATCCCTCGCACGCTGACGATCGGCCTTGCGGCTGTCTTGCTGGGCGCTTCTTGCGCATCCCACGCGCAAACCATCCCCGGCGCGCTTCCCGAATCTGTGAAGGCGCTCACGCAGGGCGAATGGCCGGCCTATACCGGAAGCTATGCGGCTTCGCGCTATTCGCCGCTGACACAGATCGATGCGAGCAACGCCAAGAACCTTCATGTCGCCTGGCGCTGGAAATCGGCTGACATGGCGGTCAGGCAGGCCGATCCGTCGATCGGACCAAGTTTCGCCAATGAATCGACGCCGCTGATGGTGGGCGGGGTGCTCTACACCCCGACCTCGCTGTCGCAGGTCGCCGCAATCGACGCGGCGACCGGCGAAACCAAATGGGTCTACGATCCCAAGATCTACCAAAACGGCCTCGGCTTGCCCGCCAACCTCGGCTGGCTGCACCGCGGCGTCGCCTATTGGCGCAATGGCGATGACGAGCGCATCGTCATGCTGACCGCATTCGCGCAGATGATCGTGCTCGACGCCAAAACCGGCAAGCCGGTGTCGTCATTCGGCAAGGACGGGCGGATCGATCTGACAGAGGGCCTGCGCCGTCCGGTCGACCGCAACTACTACACCATGACCTCGCCGCCGGTGATCGTGCGCGGCGTCATCGTGGTCGGCTCCTCAGTATTCGACTGGTGGGCGAAGCGGCCGTCGCCGCCCGGCGACGTCAGGGGCTTTGACGCCAACACCGGGCGCCTGCTCTGGACCTTCCATACGGTGGCGCAGGGCGAGGAGGCAGGTACCGAAACCTGGGAGAACGATTCCTGGAAGGAGATGGGCAACGCCAATGTCTGGGCGCCGATGAGCGCCGACGAAGAGCTCGGCTACGTCTATCTGCCGGTCAGCACGCCGACCAACGACTACTATGGCGGTCAGCGTCCTGGCGATGGACTGTTCGGCGAGAGCCTGGTGTGCCTTGACGTGACCACAGGCAAGAAGGTCTGGCACTACCAGCTTGTCCATCACGGCCTGTGGGATTACGACCCACCGGCGGCGCCGAACCTGGTCGACATCACGGTCGACGGCAAGCGCATCAAGGCGGTCGCACAGGTTACCAAGCAGGCCTACGTCTATGCCTTCGATCGTGTCACCGGCAAGCCGGTGTGGCCGATCGAGGAGCAGCCGGTACCGGCCTCCAGCGTTCCCGGCGAACGCGCATCGAAGACGCAGCCGGTCCCGACCAAGCCCGCGCCGTTTGACCTGCAGGGCGCGCGCGACGAGGATCTGATCGCGCTGACGCCGCAGATCCACCAGGAGGCGGTCGAGATCGCCTCGGCCTATGATCGCGGCGGGCTGTTCACGCCGCCATCGCAGCGCGGCACTATCCAGGTGCCCGGCAATGCCGGCGGCGCCAGCTGGTCCGGTGCTGCGATCGATCCGGAAACCGGTACGCTCTATGTCGGCACCTATCGCATCCCGACGCTCGTGAAGATCCAGAAGCCGGAGTCATGGCAGGGATCCTACGATTTCATCGGGCTGCCGAGTTATCCGGCCGGGCCGCGCGGGTTGCCGCTGCTCAAGCCGCCGTTCGGCAGCATCGTGGCCATCGACATGAATACCGGCGAGCACCGCTGGCGGATTCCGGTGGGGCGCAGCATGGCAATACCCCCGATCCTGGCGCTGGGTATTCGCGAACAACTGGGACTGCCGTTCCGGAATTGGGCGCTGGTGACCAAGACGGTCATGATTGTCGTGCAAATGGGCTACGTGAGCGCGCCGCGCTTCGTGCCGGGCCTCAATTTGCCGGTCAGGGATCTGCACAATCTCGATCCGCATCTATGGGTTTACGACAAGACCACCGGCGCGATGCTGGCCGAGATGGAACTGCCGGCGAACGCGACCGGCGCGCCGATGACCTACATGGCCGGCGGCAAGCAGTTCATCGTGTTTTCGGTCGGCGGCGGTCCGCTGGTGGAGGAGCTGATCGCGGTTTCGCTGTAA